A single Marinitoga aeolica DNA region contains:
- a CDS encoding bifunctional DNA primase/polymerase → MNNGKLTRVVEMWRRNNFKVIPLYNYQKRPIFNDWPHYVYNEKDFEKITGYGLLTGIKIKDDIYFHVIDIDVYDNTKNNLLKNIINYLKLKNPFIQKTVSGGYHIFFVTNKVFNKSKIVMNNYAIELLGKGQIVVGYGSQVYSNKTNKYGVYELLPKSKNINYIESKIIDKMFNYKQKNTLNSKIIS, encoded by the coding sequence ATGAATAACGGCAAATTAACAAGAGTAGTAGAAATGTGGAGAAGAAATAATTTTAAAGTCATTCCTCTATATAATTATCAGAAAAGGCCAATATTTAACGATTGGCCTCATTATGTGTATAATGAGAAAGATTTTGAGAAAATTACTGGATATGGATTGTTGACAGGGATAAAAATTAAAGATGATATATATTTTCATGTTATAGATATTGATGTATATGATAATACTAAAAATAATTTATTAAAGAATATCATTAATTATTTGAAATTAAAAAATCCTTTTATTCAAAAAACTGTGAGTGGGGGATATCATATATTTTTTGTTACAAACAAAGTTTTCAATAAAAGTAAAATAGTGATGAATAATTATGCAATTGAATTATTAGGTAAAGGGCAAATAGTTGTTGGGTATGGTTCTCAAGTATATTCTAATAAAACAAATAAATATGGTGTTTATGAATTATTACCTAAGTCGAAAAATATAAATTATATAGAATCAAAAATAATAGATAAGATGTTTAATTATAAACAAAAAAATACTTTAAATTCAAAAATAATATCTTAA
- the cmr6 gene encoding type III-B CRISPR module RAMP protein Cmr6, which translates to MIDLKHFIHQPNEIKNSSLYYDKFVFSERRIMEKDNTTVNEINNILKGNTGDKNIKKNKNELKNINTLFILNNTKDIRDLAKGEKEKVLEKHIKQRYKNILKDLVIKDLCKKIELTKNIRHNMISSLKNRYDIISYKIYTKTPFLVGAGIPSIDEIGFYWSRNLGLPIIPGTTIKGAFRKYLESEKSTFIKEIFGEEDKKGKVSFLDAVPINDIELGIEYQTPHFQKYYNGNQPPNDVYNPVPLNFLSVFKGKFRVDIIIERNNNNIVEEIQSNFKNFIEYYGLGAKTSMGYGRFKINGQL; encoded by the coding sequence GTGATTGATTTGAAGCACTTTATACATCAACCAAATGAAATAAAAAATTCAAGTTTATATTATGATAAATTTGTATTTAGTGAAAGAAGAATAATGGAAAAAGATAACACAACTGTAAATGAAATAAATAATATATTAAAAGGTAATACTGGAGATAAAAACATAAAAAAGAATAAAAATGAGTTAAAAAATATAAATACTCTTTTTATATTAAATAATACAAAAGATATAAGGGATTTGGCAAAAGGAGAAAAAGAAAAAGTTCTAGAAAAACATATTAAGCAAAGGTATAAAAACATCTTAAAAGATTTAGTAATAAAAGATCTTTGTAAAAAAATAGAATTAACAAAAAATATAAGACACAATATGATAAGCTCTTTAAAAAATAGATATGATATTATTAGTTATAAAATATATACAAAAACACCATTTTTAGTAGGAGCTGGTATTCCTTCAATTGATGAGATTGGATTTTATTGGAGTAGAAATTTAGGGTTACCTATTATACCAGGAACAACTATAAAAGGAGCTTTTAGAAAATATTTAGAATCAGAAAAATCAACATTTATTAAAGAAATTTTTGGCGAAGAAGATAAAAAAGGTAAAGTATCATTTTTAGATGCTGTTCCAATAAATGATATTGAACTAGGAATTGAATATCAAACACCACATTTTCAAAAATATTATAACGGAAATCAACCGCCAAATGATGTATATAATCCAGTTCCATTAAATTTTTTAAGTGTATTTAAAGGTAAATTTAGAGTTGATATAATAATAGAAAGAAATAATAATAACATTGTTGAAGAAATACAAAGCAATTTTAAAAATTTTATAGAATATTATGGTCTTGGAGCAAAAACATCAATGGGATATGGAAGGTTTAAAATAAATGGGCAGCTTTAA
- a CDS encoding coiled-coil domain-containing protein, giving the protein MRKRWIYTFINFKKPNIFKILAIIVIILSSILSYKFINYNINNEKSRIEYDPRKTIKVNYQNVNDIETNNNPDNLKVYFNDDKYIHIRNEKNLKYSSIPNFNIKDFSVYKDKSVILDTNNNVYIGDSNLKIEDTILKNNDNGPSKIGEKIYQYKDKIVAFDGNIFLYDTNKNYWTSLTKRLNIEKNFQNIYFKPNYFITTTATEMYVFNPKDFTVKRILEFKEINDISLDENDIYIVSDNSIYKYSYTFDKKEKVFTQNNFMGKNILGVRYQNDKIYLLTDYGLSIYKDRTWKNIKIDGIKKDFYVSDEIYVITNDKIYVLGNNSYNYDDNYFFDGKTLYFRKGNDIYKIENKNAIKYFEGYKGKFEDFNPDEIVESHFKDNKLILISKNSIYVYDFEKKEYKIVGKNVNNILFNKNIYYLSDNKLYMYDLKEKRILAEDVHKYDVFDNVVYYIDSKNRLNILQNNKKITLFEENYDFDLKSLIYLLKLDKDLLLVNKQEAIILNLENYKIKSKIEFEDEIENVKKYDEANFALIGKNKIYFFENSKIIKEISRNNEIVNTRGDYIVLKDNNEYYFYDKYGKSKKFEESTIPFEFSNVEQLFALKNEIYFRLKTGEMYKYIPKLFLFNKLNVKYNYPIEKINEVNNEYYCISNNTLYKLFKKEKIKENVVDYIYLNNKFYYLTVDNYIKTNDENLFDNIKKVEGNYLSSYQYNNNLYLFFTNGIEKMDLNKYNISTFDIKIKDVVVDKNYAYIINEDKLHYFNLDLFTLENSEAYANPSYSVNNNELYIKENHKIYNISNNQKNLIFDFNPLKYHIVKNVYYYNNKLYFLGNNFYAIYSPDNLKWEYLNEHISIVDSNFINNKIYIKKYNGEVGYLDNKNFIKDEIPDFNVYNNYNGYFININQSLDDIKAIYKNHKILLVLTNKALLKYNIMTYSWKKLDDFSYVLEGYPEKDGMIIIQKNKITKYNNKLEKKEINIFFSNYWYSDNIVLYSDNKYMVYDKDLNKIYEKSIFEFPKKVDKIYYIDNYLYLISNKTLYVYSKTGFSKYTYYNPEFLYIDNNLFVINNGKVYKFEKGKESNLYVNVKSFVCKNNNCIYSDYDNNVYINGEKFFNYNIEAEIEYFYPIDKSSIIILDKRSNIYIYDLVSHNVVEKHRNNKNLDKYQIIKDVITKNKYLFWQSSKDRLYYYDISNDFYDFVDMEDNIIDYTVFNSQIYIMTNKEVKIYNNKKNVEKTITLPDLPDIKYVFRFKDNYYIKDEKDNDYLINKNLLIEEKDKVIDNKYLIYNIEIFSKGKELYDQTGIKLQKPLFNEYFEYDYKIGNYLVSTKNKVVFNLKDFSSWTFKKYEIHSNFIRIDDLLITDNGIKSLNEISEISFNNILIKPNVSIEKAITLTEEGKKEKEKIINKYNNLLEKEKDIENLIDNTKSELSELEGLSVNATAIKYNNLTDLENLENLLKQKNETIKQKIADLNSQIEEIKQENERLNEIIKTNDNKINEYRQKIEKIESNKKGKNFLLKLFSFSKNSIETLTKNIEKLEKEKMINSGKVYGNNQKIDNIEFQKSLELEELKNIQIQLKGVLIIKLKIYEKEESSLKNELSKFKDLMNNFHYYYPQYVISIPKYRINGKEIIDFSGKEEIVFEKYDFISFKQEIMQYSYNRGYLQHISKNNNLSIRKNYKELETYKQYMKKFIKNYNYIYFEDNNYFEKGSSDLKTYNNIFMLNGKTYILANNKILGVNAAFSPYSYGSLKISNTGNVEYTRFKSGIYYNNIKINDYIYKRFSLKNNEIIFEGNFFAYDISGNLISKNDVVELKDQIDEKYKIVIGNKLSIAPTNKENSLKIISGKLYFDAITKVAYNNYAYVLNVGIINLNTLKYIYLGNIDDLITADNGVFVNINGKIFKIENDVLKEDSNIIYKKQAIYFDSKFKSFESNNNEYYYFNKKMDIDEFYNNIYNTLAKPLNAIYYNNNVVFNNSKFLYKLNNIEIQIVDKNNYKAPMVIKNEIVDLANIKNYPEYLKKYSVNIDIDNGILETQESSKNALYYNNKKIEKTKSEDIISVISYYNSKYIITRNYIFELKDNNLTIRQKLKNAIGVKRILDYLLIILENEQLIFSLKDNSIEKYNNQKLSLDLDEMKMKFDNYDIKFANKYYSIRDAKISNEIFGLENVINIIKKNEDYYFLLKSNNILKKYNNKYELYKAPFEAKSIDLIKNEIILNKKYIFNEGKYKELSEKELISIHNLKDLMYKNNELKIVDSNDMTFNYYNNNIKTKRLFFDEIFNIKSNYNKLEIIANNGVYEYEAGRMGYKNTMNIEKTYKLFDDIIIKSNKKYYIFDDKINKWDGRIYNSIVLNPDYTVSNIYDLSSNLYLYQDKENINITFNDYFDIKPIGDIRVSIHNNNIMVFKDGIYINKIKENVKSVFLKEDNIIAIDSKNNEYLITKNSTNEYKTDEFDFWSFDFVNNKLTKVKKKVELKFNGSLLNDLNNIKPIDVFEADEIYIENKYGISKSIFRELIEPNNIVYKKRINDSLLIKTKNKDFRFNMPELKNLNVKISYDGTKFTEELSENFEFKYQHFSLDNLILNGVFIFDIIKDFNIDDTLYISNNSGTWKKTLIPYYLSTRSLDNYFVKDNKLYNKLKMKKSMLNAALLEIYIDPNMNIEERIKSSGDYIKIKNMEKSITDNIFVFDKLGKVIKTDELYNINQYGIFSKNHIIKFNSAKKILNAHDEYLKNQKKFIVLNGKTVDYSPKKLEISDNKWIWDTYENKLMFINKFNPNLKRVYLNNHFYDDIIIDIYIDQNKIYMRDKTGYVIVYENSKPINMEKYRNQKLKEFENDIIFSSKKYKYIYKNNKFYVEKKGDD; this is encoded by the coding sequence ATGAGAAAAAGATGGATATATACATTTATTAATTTTAAAAAACCAAATATATTTAAAATTCTTGCAATTATAGTAATAATTTTATCTTCAATATTATCATACAAATTCATCAATTATAATATTAATAATGAAAAATCAAGAATAGAATATGATCCTAGAAAAACGATAAAAGTAAACTATCAAAATGTAAATGATATAGAAACCAACAATAACCCAGATAATTTGAAAGTATATTTTAATGATGATAAATATATACATATAAGAAATGAGAAAAATTTGAAGTATTCATCAATTCCAAATTTTAATATAAAAGATTTTAGTGTATATAAGGATAAAAGTGTGATTTTAGATACTAATAATAATGTGTATATTGGAGATAGCAATTTAAAAATTGAAGATACTATTTTAAAAAATAATGACAATGGACCTTCGAAGATAGGAGAAAAAATATATCAGTACAAAGATAAAATAGTAGCATTTGATGGAAATATTTTTTTATATGATACAAACAAAAACTATTGGACAAGTCTTACAAAAAGGCTAAATATAGAAAAGAATTTTCAGAATATATATTTTAAACCAAATTATTTTATTACAACTACTGCCACAGAAATGTATGTATTTAATCCGAAAGATTTTACAGTAAAAAGAATTTTGGAATTTAAAGAAATAAATGATATATCACTAGATGAAAATGATATTTATATTGTTTCAGATAATTCTATATACAAATACTCATATACTTTTGATAAAAAAGAGAAAGTTTTTACCCAAAACAATTTTATGGGTAAAAATATTTTAGGTGTTAGATATCAAAATGATAAAATATATCTTCTAACAGATTATGGATTATCAATATATAAAGACAGAACCTGGAAAAATATAAAAATTGATGGAATAAAAAAAGATTTTTATGTTTCTGATGAGATTTATGTTATAACTAATGACAAAATATATGTACTTGGGAATAATAGTTATAATTATGACGATAATTATTTTTTTGATGGCAAAACATTATATTTCAGAAAAGGTAATGATATATACAAAATTGAAAATAAAAATGCTATAAAGTATTTTGAGGGTTATAAAGGAAAGTTTGAAGATTTTAACCCTGATGAAATAGTAGAATCACATTTTAAAGATAATAAATTAATATTAATTTCAAAGAATTCTATTTATGTATATGATTTTGAAAAAAAAGAATATAAAATAGTTGGAAAAAATGTTAATAATATATTGTTTAATAAAAATATATATTATTTGTCTGATAATAAACTATATATGTATGATTTAAAAGAAAAAAGGATTTTGGCAGAAGATGTGCATAAATATGATGTTTTTGACAATGTTGTGTATTATATAGATTCTAAAAATAGATTAAATATATTACAGAATAACAAAAAAATCACATTATTTGAAGAAAATTATGATTTTGATTTAAAATCTCTAATATACCTGCTAAAATTGGATAAAGATCTACTTTTAGTAAATAAACAGGAAGCAATTATATTAAATTTAGAAAATTATAAAATAAAATCAAAAATAGAATTTGAAGATGAAATTGAAAATGTAAAAAAATATGATGAAGCAAACTTTGCATTAATAGGGAAAAATAAAATCTATTTTTTTGAAAATTCAAAAATAATAAAAGAAATTTCACGTAATAATGAAATAGTAAATACAAGAGGTGATTATATTGTTTTAAAAGATAATAATGAATATTATTTTTATGATAAATATGGTAAGAGTAAAAAATTTGAAGAAAGTACAATACCTTTTGAATTTTCAAATGTAGAGCAATTATTTGCATTAAAAAATGAAATATATTTTAGATTAAAGACTGGGGAAATGTATAAGTATATCCCCAAACTATTTTTGTTTAATAAATTAAATGTAAAATATAATTATCCAATAGAAAAAATAAATGAAGTGAATAATGAATATTACTGTATTTCAAATAATACATTGTATAAACTATTTAAAAAAGAGAAAATAAAAGAAAATGTTGTGGATTATATATATTTAAACAATAAATTTTATTACCTTACTGTTGATAATTATATAAAAACCAATGATGAAAATCTTTTTGATAATATTAAAAAAGTTGAAGGGAATTATTTGAGTAGTTATCAGTATAACAATAATCTTTATTTATTTTTTACTAATGGTATAGAAAAAATGGATTTGAATAAATACAATATATCAACATTTGATATAAAAATCAAAGATGTTGTAGTAGATAAAAATTATGCATATATTATAAATGAAGATAAATTACATTATTTTAATTTAGATCTTTTTACTTTAGAGAATAGTGAAGCATATGCTAATCCATCATATTCTGTTAATAATAATGAATTATACATAAAAGAAAATCATAAAATTTATAATATATCGAATAACCAAAAAAATCTTATATTTGATTTTAATCCATTAAAATATCACATAGTGAAAAATGTGTACTATTATAATAACAAATTATATTTTTTAGGAAATAATTTTTATGCTATTTATTCACCAGATAATTTAAAATGGGAATATTTAAACGAACATATAAGTATTGTTGATTCAAATTTTATAAATAATAAAATTTATATAAAGAAATATAATGGAGAAGTTGGTTATTTAGATAATAAAAATTTTATAAAAGATGAAATTCCAGATTTTAATGTTTATAATAATTATAATGGTTATTTTATAAACATAAATCAATCTCTTGATGATATAAAGGCGATTTATAAAAATCATAAAATTTTATTGGTTTTAACAAATAAAGCATTATTGAAATATAATATAATGACTTATTCATGGAAAAAACTAGATGATTTTTCATATGTATTAGAAGGTTATCCGGAAAAAGATGGAATGATTATTATTCAAAAAAATAAAATCACAAAATACAATAATAAATTGGAAAAAAAAGAAATAAATATCTTTTTTAGTAATTATTGGTATTCGGATAATATAGTACTATATAGCGATAATAAATATATGGTGTATGATAAAGACTTAAATAAGATTTATGAAAAAAGTATATTTGAATTTCCAAAAAAGGTTGATAAAATATATTATATTGATAATTACTTATATTTAATTTCAAATAAAACATTATATGTTTATTCAAAAACAGGTTTTAGCAAATATACATATTATAACCCGGAATTTTTATATATTGACAATAATTTATTTGTGATAAATAATGGTAAAGTTTATAAGTTTGAAAAAGGTAAGGAATCAAATTTATATGTTAATGTGAAAAGTTTTGTATGTAAAAATAACAATTGCATTTATTCAGATTATGATAATAATGTATATATTAATGGGGAAAAGTTTTTCAATTATAATATTGAAGCTGAAATAGAGTATTTCTATCCAATCGATAAGTCCAGTATTATCATTTTAGACAAAAGATCTAATATATACATTTATGATTTGGTGTCACATAATGTTGTAGAAAAACATAGAAATAATAAAAATTTAGATAAATATCAAATTATAAAAGATGTAATAACCAAAAATAAATATTTGTTTTGGCAAAGTTCTAAAGATAGATTATATTATTATGATATTTCTAATGATTTTTATGATTTTGTAGATATGGAAGATAATATTATAGATTATACTGTGTTTAATAGTCAAATATATATTATGACAAATAAAGAGGTAAAGATTTATAATAATAAAAAAAATGTAGAAAAAACAATAACATTGCCAGATTTGCCAGATATAAAATATGTCTTTAGATTCAAAGATAATTATTATATTAAAGATGAAAAAGATAATGATTATTTAATAAATAAAAATCTACTTATCGAAGAAAAAGATAAAGTTATTGATAATAAGTATTTGATATATAATATAGAAATATTTTCTAAAGGAAAAGAATTATATGATCAAACAGGTATAAAATTACAAAAACCACTATTTAATGAGTATTTTGAATATGATTATAAAATTGGTAACTATTTAGTTTCAACAAAAAATAAGGTAGTCTTTAATTTAAAAGATTTTTCATCTTGGACTTTTAAAAAATATGAAATACACTCTAATTTTATTAGAATAGATGATCTTTTAATTACAGACAATGGCATAAAATCATTAAATGAAATTTCAGAAATTAGTTTCAATAATATTTTAATAAAACCTAATGTATCAATAGAAAAAGCAATAACGTTAACTGAAGAAGGGAAAAAGGAAAAAGAAAAGATAATAAATAAATATAATAATTTATTAGAAAAAGAAAAAGATATAGAAAATCTAATAGATAATACGAAATCGGAATTATCAGAATTAGAAGGGCTTTCAGTTAATGCTACAGCAATTAAATATAATAATTTAACAGACTTAGAAAATTTAGAGAATTTATTAAAACAGAAGAATGAAACAATAAAACAAAAAATAGCTGATTTAAATTCACAAATAGAGGAAATAAAACAAGAAAATGAAAGATTAAATGAAATAATAAAAACAAATGATAATAAAATAAATGAATACAGACAAAAAATAGAAAAAATAGAATCAAATAAAAAAGGGAAAAACTTCTTATTAAAGCTTTTCTCATTCAGTAAAAATAGCATAGAAACATTGACAAAAAATATAGAAAAATTAGAAAAAGAAAAAATGATAAACTCGGGAAAGGTATATGGCAATAATCAAAAAATAGATAATATAGAATTTCAAAAAAGCTTGGAATTAGAAGAGCTTAAAAATATTCAGATTCAATTAAAGGGTGTTTTGATTATAAAATTAAAAATATATGAAAAAGAAGAAAGTTCACTAAAAAATGAATTATCAAAATTCAAAGATTTAATGAATAATTTTCACTATTATTATCCTCAATATGTTATTTCAATACCAAAATATAGAATTAATGGAAAAGAGATTATAGATTTTAGTGGTAAGGAAGAAATTGTTTTTGAAAAATATGATTTTATTTCTTTTAAGCAAGAAATAATGCAATATTCTTATAATAGGGGTTATTTACAACATATTAGTAAGAATAATAATTTGTCTATAAGAAAAAATTATAAAGAGTTAGAAACATATAAGCAATACATGAAAAAGTTTATAAAAAATTATAATTATATATATTTTGAAGATAATAATTATTTTGAAAAAGGTAGTTCTGATTTAAAAACATATAATAATATTTTTATGCTTAATGGGAAAACATATATTTTAGCAAATAATAAAATACTAGGAGTTAACGCAGCATTTTCACCATATAGTTATGGAAGTTTAAAAATATCTAATACGGGTAATGTTGAGTATACACGTTTTAAAAGTGGAATATATTATAACAATATAAAAATAAATGACTATATATATAAAAGATTTTCATTAAAAAATAATGAAATAATATTTGAAGGTAATTTTTTTGCATATGATATATCTGGAAATCTGATATCTAAAAATGATGTTGTAGAATTAAAAGATCAAATAGACGAAAAATATAAAATTGTTATAGGAAATAAACTATCCATTGCTCCTACTAATAAAGAAAATAGTTTGAAAATAATTAGTGGAAAATTGTATTTTGATGCAATAACAAAAGTAGCATATAATAATTATGCTTATGTTCTAAATGTTGGTATAATAAACCTCAATACTTTAAAATATATATATTTAGGTAATATTGATGATTTAATTACAGCAGACAATGGTGTTTTTGTTAATATTAATGGAAAAATATTTAAAATAGAAAATGATGTTTTAAAGGAAGATAGCAATATAATATATAAAAAACAAGCAATATATTTTGATTCTAAGTTTAAGTCATTTGAAAGCAATAATAATGAATATTATTATTTCAATAAAAAAATGGATATAGATGAATTTTATAATAATATATATAACACATTAGCAAAACCTTTGAATGCTATATATTATAATAATAATGTAGTATTTAATAACTCAAAATTCTTATACAAATTGAATAATATAGAAATTCAAATAGTTGATAAAAATAATTATAAGGCTCCTATGGTAATAAAAAACGAAATAGTTGATTTAGCAAACATTAAAAATTATCCAGAATATTTAAAAAAGTATAGTGTAAATATTGACATTGATAATGGCATTTTAGAAACTCAAGAAAGCTCTAAAAATGCATTATATTATAACAATAAAAAAATTGAAAAAACCAAATCAGAAGATATTATAAGTGTAATATCCTATTATAATTCTAAATACATCATTACAAGAAATTATATATTTGAGTTAAAAGATAATAATCTAACAATCAGACAAAAATTAAAAAATGCTATAGGAGTAAAGAGAATATTAGATTATTTATTAATTATATTAGAAAATGAACAATTGATATTTAGCTTAAAGGATAATTCCATTGAAAAATATAATAATCAGAAATTATCTTTAGATCTAGATGAAATGAAAATGAAATTTGATAATTACGATATAAAATTTGCCAATAAATATTATAGTATTAGAGATGCAAAAATATCTAATGAAATATTTGGATTAGAAAATGTCATAAATATAATAAAGAAAAACGAAGATTATTATTTCCTTTTGAAATCTAATAATATATTAAAAAAATATAATAATAAATATGAATTATATAAAGCACCATTTGAAGCTAAAAGTATTGATCTAATTAAAAACGAAATTATACTAAATAAAAAGTATATCTTTAATGAAGGTAAATATAAAGAACTTTCTGAAAAAGAATTAATATCAATACATAATTTAAAAGATTTAATGTATAAAAATAATGAATTAAAAATAGTTGATTCCAATGATATGACCTTTAATTATTATAATAATAATATTAAAACAAAAAGATTGTTTTTTGATGAAATATTCAATATCAAATCAAATTATAATAAGTTAGAGATAATTGCGAATAACGGAGTATATGAATATGAAGCAGGCAGAATGGGGTACAAAAATACAATGAATATAGAAAAAACATATAAACTATTTGATGATATAATCATAAAATCAAATAAAAAATATTATATTTTTGATGATAAGATTAATAAATGGGATGGAAGAATATATAATTCTATAGTATTAAATCCAGATTATACAGTATCTAATATTTATGATTTATCAAGTAACCTATATCTTTATCAAGATAAAGAAAATATAAATATAACCTTTAATGATTATTTTGATATTAAGCCAATTGGAGATATTAGAGTATCTATTCATAACAATAATATAATGGTTTTTAAAGATGGTATATATATAAACAAAATAAAGGAAAATGTAAAAAGTGTATTTTTAAAAGAGGATAATATAATAGCTATTGATTCAAAAAATAATGAATATTTAATAACTAAAAATTCTACTAATGAATATAAAACTGATGAATTTGATTTTTGGTCATTTGATTTTGTAAATAATAAATTGACTAAGGTAAAGAAAAAAGTAGAACTAAAATTTAACGGATCATTATTAAATGATTTAAATAACATAAAACCTATAGATGTATTTGAGGCTGATGAAATTTATATAGAAAATAAATATGGAATAAGTAAAAGTATTTTCCGAGAATTAATAGAACCAAATAATATTGTATATAAAAAGAGAATAAATGATTCCCTGCTTATTAAAACAAAAAATAAAGATTTTAGATTTAATATGCCAGAACTTAAAAATTTAAATGTAAAAATATCTTATGATGGCACCAAATTTACTGAAGAATTATCGGAAAATTTTGAATTTAAATATCAACATTTTAGTTTAGATAATTTAATCTTAAATGGAGTATTTATATTTGATATAATAAAAGATTTCAATATTGATGATACATTATATATATCAAATAACTCTGGAACTTGGAAGAAAACATTAATTCCATATTATTTATCAACGAGGTCTCTTGATAATTATTTTGTAAAGGACAATAAATTGTATAATAAATTAAAAATGAAAAAATCCATGCTAAATGCTGCTTTGCTAGAAATATATATTGATCCAAATATGAATATAGAAGAAAGAATTAAATCTTCAGGTGATTATATTAAAATTAAAAATATGGAAAAGAGTATAACTGATAATATTTTTGTATTTGATAAATTAGGGAAAGTAATAAAAACTGATGAACTATACAACATTAACCAATATGGTATTTTCTCAAAAAATCATATCATAAAATTTAATAGTGCAAAAAAGATATTAAATGCTCATGATGAATATTTAAAAAATCAAAAGAAGTTTATTGTATTAAATGGAAAAACTGTTGATTACTCGCCTAAGAAGCTAGAAATTTCGGATAATAAATGGATTTGGGATACATATGAAAATAAATTAATGTTTATAAATAAATTTAATCCAAATCTAAAAAGGGTTTATTTAAATAATCATTTTTATGATGATATAATAATTGATATTTATATTGATCAAAATAAAATATACATGAGAGACAAAACAGGTTATGTAATAGTATACGAAAATAGTAAACCTATTAATATGGAAAAATATAGAAACCAAAAATTAAAAGAGTTTGAAAACGATATAATTTTTTCCTCGAAAAAATACAAATATATTTATAAAAATAATAAATTTTATGTAGAAAAAAAGGGCGATGATTAA
- a CDS encoding AAA family ATPase, whose protein sequence is MPRRKNKHLKELDESNGLNEMFENYLNVINELKKIILNKDDVIEAISCSFITNTNVLLVGEPGTAKSMIINEFSKLMGFDNEEGYFHYLLTKFTEPSEVLGSLNISELKKGKYVINTKNKLPEANVVFLDEVFNANSAILNSLLTIINEKKLLIGDVYKSLDDLIVIFGATNHTPTDPLLKAFYDRFPIRVLVEGLDRRDYEELLNREFEIEENNIKHSKKSLFKREESISFAKKMNEYIIKKYFELKHDKYIISLLDRIEILKKDRDIFISDRNLKFYVKNMIAYSMIRNESLDLQLNLEDVKFILSKIFNNEEQKDEIERILL, encoded by the coding sequence ATGCCAAGAAGAAAAAATAAACATTTAAAAGAATTAGATGAATCAAACGGTTTAAATGAAATGTTTGAAAATTATTTAAATGTTATAAATGAATTAAAAAAGATTATTTTGAATAAGGATGATGTAATAGAAGCTATAAGTTGCAGTTTTATAACAAATACCAATGTTCTTTTGGTAGGAGAACCTGGAACAGCAAAAAGTATGATAATTAATGAATTTTCTAAATTAATGGGATTTGATAATGAAGAAGGATATTTTCATTATTTATTAACAAAATTCACCGAGCCATCTGAAGTATTAGGATCTTTAAACATTTCTGAATTAAAAAAAGGAAAATATGTAATTAATACTAAAAACAAATTACCAGAAGCTAATGTGGTTTTCTTAGATGAAGTTTTTAATGCAAATTCTGCGATATTAAATTCTCTTTTAACAATAATAAATGAAAAAAAATTGCTTATTGGTGACGTATATAAATCACTTGATGATTTAATAGTAATATTTGGAGCTACAAATCATACTCCGACGGATCCTTTATTAAAAGCTTTTTATGATAGATTTCCTATAAGGGTTTTAGTTGAAGGATTAGATAGAAGAGATTATGAGGAATTATTAAATAGAGAGTTTGAAATTGAAGAAAATAATATTAAACATAGTAAAAAAAGTTTGTTTAAAAGAGAGGAAAGTATAAGTTTTGCTAAAAAAATGAATGAATATATTATAAAAAAATATTTTGAGTTAAAGCATGATAAATATATTATAAGTCTATTAGATAGAATAGAAATATTGAAAAAAGATAGGGATATATTTATATCAGATAGAAATTTGAAATTCTATGTTAAAAACATGATTGCTTATTCTATGATAAGAAATGAATCATTGGATTTACAATTAAATTTGGAAGATGTGAAATTTATTTTGTCAAAAATATTTAATAATGAGGAGCAAAAAGATGAAATTGAAAGAATACTCCTATGA